The Sabethes cyaneus chromosome 3, idSabCyanKW18_F2, whole genome shotgun sequence DNA window TATGCCAACCGTTTGTTTATTAAAAAGAACAGAATGATTTCTTTGTAAAACACAGTGTCGTTTAAAACACGGAAAACACGTCAGTGGTGAAATAATAACTTTAACTATTttccattttcgatttttttgtgtttagcGGTATTGGATTTAATGTTCTAATATCcaaattttatctttttgttaAGTAAGAAGTACCCTCTGCAATAGTTCCACGACATTAGCCCAAAAcccactagcccgaatgtaacataacGAATGGCTTcgtaaccgcaaggttgcaGAATTTGCTTGATGAGCGAATCTTTGAAGAAACAAAACCATTTTACTTAAAGACGGGATTATTCTCAGGTCACTCATTACCGATCCTTCGTGCCGAATTTTATATTATCCCAatgatgttccttatagagttAGTATACTGGTAAGAGGAGCTGTTGAGAATGCACCAACGAAGGATGATAACCTCATGCGACCTCGCCAGAGTTATATAATTGCATATTGATACAATTAGATGTAATAATCTTATCGAATACTTACTTATCTAAACTGAAATGATTCCTTTAAAAGTATCAAATATTTGCAGCCCGACTACGCCTTCAATCCTCTAGGAAAACTTGTTATCTATAATGTCGCAGAATaaattttttcgtatatttcgtCATTAAGtcaaaaagttacttttttataaaaatatatttcgtgAATGTTACTTTTAGAAACGCAATTATTAACTTTTACCTGATGTTGTGTAGTCTGTTGTTAAAAAAGTTAAGGTTAAGTTTTGAAACGGAGTGTAGCACCCACGCTTTGCTTTCGGTTTTATTGAATCCCAAGAATACTAAagaacacacaacacacacaacaATGGCGATTTACCTGatgttattaattgttatgtaaactttatttgaaaactagtcCCGCTCTAACCTAATTTATAAATGCTTTAACAAAAGATCACCGCTTATTCAGTGTGATAGCCacaaaaagcggcttcgccgctttaaattttccaaaagttaaatcgatgcgaggactagggaaaactaactaggggtcggtagacctaggaaaacgaatagacctagacagatgtgatttctgcaggggggctgcccccccgcagtggccggcgcttccgacggcgggtcaccggcgaacactagccgttgcctgcggccggctcgccctgaatcttcTAGGAAACACGTGATACTAACATGGTAAAAAGGTTTCATATCTTATGATAAGCATAACTCATAACTTGCTTAACCGAGCTTACTTTTGTCACCTCAATTTAATTGAATTAACGAATACGCCTCAAATGTTTTTAGCGATCAATTGAGAAAATTGTCGTATATTCGGGTTACTGTCACATTTAGGCAAGTGCCCTTCTGTAACACCTCCGTTACCAAAAAATCACAGAAAATGAAATTCGCGTTAGacaaagatttgaattggatctaTCACGCTGTATAAAACTTCGAAATGAAATGCAAAGCCAGATGACGCACCCTGTGCCAGCAGAACACAACTgtgtttttagcttgaaaaacAGAAAGCGGCTTTGTCGTCGATGTGAGAACTAGGAAAAACTAACTAGGGTCAGTAGTCCGAGGAAAGCGAACCggttcgccctgaatcatctgttTGCAGCATCTGGCTAGTAAGCTGACTAACCACTTCGATTCCTCATCGTTGTGCAGGTGATCTAATgtctattcggcctcgcgtccattcggcctcgtgtccattcggcctcacGTCTATTCGGCCTCTCGTCCATTCGGCCTTGCGAACATTCGGCctcacgtccattatgccttttGGAAATATGCCCTCCATCCAGTATGCCTCATATCCATTATGCCTGACGTCTGTATGCCTAGCGTACTATGCCttgcgtccgtatgcctaacgtctgtATGCCTCGTGTCCCGTCCCCATTTGTATAATGCCTAATTAACATGAGATTTAAGCATTGTTTTCCATTGAATTTAGTTTTTAGACGTGCCTGCATCAGAGCCGAGCTGCAATGTTCACCAGGGTCAGTGAGCTGTCTTATTCGTATCGTTTCGTTATAGTCATGCTCTATCCTTTATGAGCCAAAAAAATACAGTACAGACTTACGCGTTCATCAATCACGGATCCGAGCTAACCTTAATGGATCAAGACTTAGCAAATGAGCTAGGCGTTAAAGGCCCTTGGAAGTCTTAATGTTTAAAGTGGAGCTAACCAGCGCGGtttggccagactggcccccgccaagggcgctagctcttgGGGTCACCAAAAACTGCCAGCATGCAAAGCTGGAATGagctatttttcatgccacgttatcagttgatttgcatacAGTCAAACaattacgctcgatgctttgttcgtactgccagctccactcGCGGAATGGAACCAACCTGGCAATTACAACATCCTCCGCCGTGAGAAACAAAAGACATCCGACAATGCTGCGCGACCGTAACGTTCAGCAGAAGCTGAAGATGAAAACCGAGAGCAAGGTGGTCTCATCGTTACGTCCCTTGGGCCGGGAGGTCGGAGCAACCGGCTTAAGAAGAAGtactgaatatgaatatatggtactaccacctgccttagctgaacatccgttcatagcaatgagcctatcatgtcaaaaagagttgaagatattcaacgattggtcatgcttccaattcttgtatgaagggccaaaagggaattggtcgataagcaacatcacttacacgtaccaagaatttagagaatctccttccaaaagtcgcctgagtcaatcgttgataaaccgtcttaatgcagaatgactctaGCAGGtagggagaagagcccgctcattatccacgatgtgtgttgttaatcgggcctagaaagttgactgtttcactctccctaggcccaccgcttcaaacaagtgctctgatggtcctcCCTcctcccgattctagtttatttatgaaatgtggtatatatgggtaaaaatagaacaatctcaccagcagtccttcgaatggaatagagttgcgtccttttagtttccataagtgcttctaataattaatttaatttttcttctggtatccaatatccatgtgcattaacactcgtattgaccaaagttttatatagcaggaggtgcttcataagctaaaaagaaaaaataattaaaataacttattttatgcttacctattaacaaggtcgtgtggctccgccgtctgctcaaaacctcgattttgagatcaggcagcctggaaccacccagtatcgcacctccttgtttggctactcaatagaacattaccgggtatggccacatggaggcgctaggtagaggcttgggatagctagagctatattggacgctcctcatttgccttccccatttcatacccacttaACGGAGAAGAAGTACtgggccaaaatggacatttttgtgCGAAAGCATCAGTCCATGCTGGCTGTGTCGGATAGCATGCAAACGCTCAGTGAACGGttgaaggtgctggtgaaaacaTCTTACCGGCTAAGTACAATGTCGCGGTCATACTTGGCGACGAAAACTACTTGACGCTGGGCGGCAACGACTGACAGAGGACCGAGTACTTTATATTCCCAACCAACAAGACAAGTGATGAAGCCTCTATAAGCATCAAGTATATATCCCCAAAGAAGACCCTTTTaacgatcagcgagaagagaaTGTTCTAGTCGCTGTTGTTTCGTTTGGGGTTACGGTGTACGAGAAGATATGAAGATACAGTACAAAGCACCTACCGGAAGTTGCCGCTTTTATCAAGAAGTACCGCGCAAAGGACGCGCAAGTCTTTTGGCCGACCCAGGCCCATCATGCCAAGAAATCATGACTAGAGGAGATGAACCGactgaagataaacgttgtaccgacgatcaccaaTTCTCCCAACGTTCCCCAACTGCTACCAATAAAAATTTTTAGGCGAAGCTCGAACACAGAGCATTTACTTCAATAATTTTGTGGCCAAAATGGAGAAAGAGGTGATTgccaaggccacgaaagagttgaataaaATGCCGATGTCTGGCTTTTGATCGGCCAAGGTGAAGGTTCCGATGATCTGCTGTAAAGCCAACTGGCAGGGCATCAAAGCATTTTTATGGAAGGCTAAATAAATAGGATTTAAGGATAATTTGTTTCAATGTATTAtcctttgtatttttttcatcgTCATCCGAATTTGGTCTTTTGTCAATACATAAGTTAAGTGCAACAAAGTATTCGATAACGGGCGAATACGATAAAATGGGGAACCTGGAAGGAACATTGATTTAGCATGGGGGCGCTACTTTCTCACTATGGCTCTGgagcgctcaaagctgtccaccgtatacgggacacgtcaaagccgccctcctcggctgaacatcagacagctagataacccgcaagctgccgagaactacacgcgaatactgaatgaggcactgccttctttcgaggagttaggtgcttcaaacctcgaagacagttggggcagaatacgctcggccatcggagaggccgctaccgcggcactaagtattaagcctcggagtacactAAATGAtgggtttgatggggaatgccaacaagcggtggaggggaaaaaactgcttggaaaaattatctaagtattgccactagagagaacctggccaaataccgacgagctaggaaccagtttggctggcaaagggtgaacatgtgcattccataacctctgttcattaactcctattcctattcctattccttcacgaggtgccggctggggtacgcaacttcggttgtcgtatgctaacaggaaagggggcacagtggctcccgcccacattaagatggcagccccatcagcgggataaggaccttaggttaacagcctactgtaccagaacataaaaaagttgccgaaaatgaaagaagaaatctctctggattattggcaacgacttttagcatgaaaacacggacacgaatcggaacatggaatatactgacccttgcccagcagggcaagctggcttaactcgcaagggaagctagccgcctgaagcttgaaatcctggggctaagcgaggtccgctggccgggtactggcgaacacaggacatcatccgggcaagtcttgctctactctggcatacgaggtgaaaatactactcgagaaagaggagttggattcctactgagcccaggggcacatgcggctcTGATgcagtgggaaccgataaatgagcgactaatcgttgccagattcagagcACGGGTTAGGAatcttacggcaatccagtgctatgcgccaacagatgctgccgacctgcaggagaaagagagcttttacagccagctgaacagcgtggttgagaaaatcccgaaagggggccatccaaattcacatgggcgacttcaacgcgaagattggctcaaacaacgcggaccttgaacgcgtcatgggacgccatggcctaggagagatgagcgaaaacggggagctgtttacagaattctgtggtaataacgacatggtcattggtggatcgctcttcccccatagaccagtacataaagtcacgtgggtttcccgcgacggccgaacagaaaaccaaatcgaccacatctgcatcagccggaaatggagaaggagccttcttgatgtacgcaacaaacgcagcgctgacattgcatccgaccatcatcttgttaccgctgagatacgtctgcgcgtcgcacgtgtccaacgacgggaggtgaaagttgggtgccgctacgacgtccgccgattgaagaatcctgaggtgaaaagggcctttgttgaacaatttgaatctcgagcctcggagttgccacctggtggaaccgacGAAGAGTAATGGGCCGGCATAAAGAACGCCTTTATCACGACCAGtgcagtgatgaaaccctcggcaaagcgcgcagcgggcggagggagtggatctcgaaggaaacttggaggaagatcgacgagcggagagaggcgaaagccggcattgagcgagcgcggaccagatcggctaagacagctgcccgtcaacgatacgccgaactggagagggctgttgaacgtgcttgtaggcgggactaGATGCAGGCAgacttggcatacacttttcgcttcgattgtgctcttttgattactgcatctcagccaagcaaaatttgaaaaagtgatgtatggggcgtttgtagaatttgttattatctacaatattgctgaagtaagcattactgtgcatgtTGTATTTAtagcgctataaggctgctaccctcctggtagcaaaaagagcgctctttttgctaccaacggcattgctgccctacagcgccgtaaatactaaagataaaacttcactttcttcagcaatattatagataattactagctctacaaatgtcccatacaccactttttcaaattctgcttggctgaggagcagtaatcaaaagagcaaaataaaagcgaaaagtgtatgccaagcctggatGCAGGCAGATTGATGGTCAAAGGtgatcaaagtccctaagaaaggagacctaactgaatgcggtaacgcgtggcatcacgttgctctgtattactttcAAAGTAATCCTCatccggatccaggagaagatcgacgctactcttcggcggcagcaagctggattccgtgctggccgatcatgtgtagaccatatcacaacgctccgcattatattggagcaagtCAACGAATTTCAGAACCCTTTTCTGGTGGTGTtcattgacttcgaaaaggcgttcgaccgactcaaccacgaaaacatctggggcgcacttaggcgtagaggagttccagataagctaatccatctcatcgaggctccgTACGAGGCactctcgtgcaaggttttgcacgatggcgtcttgtccgaccccataaaggttactgctggcgtgaggcagggctgcattttatcaccgcttctgtttctcatcgttatggatgagatattagttggagcaattgacagtagactaaatcgaggattgccttggaatcctctaacgatggagcagctaaataacCTCGACCTAGCTGACAAcgttgtcttgctcgcacaacgccgaaatgatatgcagagcaagttagatgacctctccgagagctcccaggcagcaggtctcacagtcaatgtaacaaaaactaagtctatggcagtgaacactgacaattccaccaacttcacagcagCGGAagaacaagttgagcaggcagacgcctttcaatatcttggtagccagacaacgctcgatggtggtaccaagattgatatagccacacggatcaggaaggccaggggtgcctttgcaggtctgggaaacatttggcgctcaaaccagatcactctacgtacgaaaacacGAATCTtgaattcaaacgttaaatccgtactgctgtatgcctgcgaaacgtggtgggTCTCAGaagagacaacgcaaaaactgcaggtatttattaaccggtgccagcgatacatcattcgtacCTGGTGGCcagacaactggatatccaatgaggaactccatggtctgtgtcatcaacggccgatagccacagcaattcatgaacgtaggtggaagtggatcggatacaccttgaggaaaggagtgaacgagatctgcagaaaagcactcgactggaattcaCAAgggcagcgtagaagaggcagacccagaagcttatggcgacgcagcttagccaacgacattcgagctgtagacgagaacctgtcctagcgacaggtaaaagccatggcgggtagtCGTCAGCAGTGGAGGTCTCTGAtatcatccctttgttctgctggaCCGGAGGACATGGACGCATAAGTAAGTGATTTTTATAGCCAAATCAAAGGAGCACCAATGAGAAAGCCGAAGGAATGCAGTTTCTACCAGAATGTAGGTGGCAATACGTCAATTTTAGCGCAACAAACTTTACTCTAGCAAGTAACTATTGTAAAACAATTACATACGAGCTCCATAATAACATTGAAATTAATTTAGAAATTTTAAATATGCAGGAACCAAATAACACCAACCGAGTTATTCCTGAGGGAAAAAGGGATGCTACAGAAAATGGAGCTACCCATCATACTGGGGAAAAGAATGAACAGTAAAAATGATGCCTCTCTAGGCTACGCCTTGAAAAAAGCATCAGGAATCCAACCCGACGTTCGATTCGAATATGAATATAGATCATAGAAACGATGTCCCAAGGGCCAAGAATAATCCTATGAGATGTATAAGAATAATTCAAACTAATCCGTAGAATGAGCAAACAACTGATTCTTTAATCTGGTGGCTTTTATTCGGTTTCATTGAGCTATAGTACAATCTTAGCGCTACCTAAACTAATGTTCCCGTCCGCATCGCTCTAAAAAACACTGCGTGAAATGCTGATAGCTGATAACATAAATAGTATAGGCTAATCCTTCCGTCTAGGATGTTCACTAACCCTAAACTTCCATTACAAGATGATACAGCGATGATGTCACATGATTATTTTTTCTAGCTTTGAAACAACAAATTAACACTAAACTATGCACTGTTTATtaccaccaccgccaccaccaATCCCGTGGCTCGGCAGCGAACAGCCTGAAGAAAATGCAAGGTTAATTTCGCAACGCCCCATCCTCTCGGTTGTGCTGTGCTTGGGCAGCGGCATCGGAAGCAGATCCTACAGCCGAGCTGGCTAGCAGCTCGGCTTCGATGTTCGCCAGTGCGTTCTGATATTCGGTGATCTCCAGCGCTTCCCATTCGGCTTTGAAAGCCGCCTTCGGATCCTGGGGCATTGCAACGGCAGCACCGGACATCTGATCCTGCATCGTTTGCGTCTGATCGGCCGCTGGTAATGTGGGAAGGGAATTTAATTAGTGTTGATCTGCTCGTGTGTAGGATAGAGGGAAAACTTACCATTATTTTCGCCCAACACTAGCGTGTAAATGCTTCTTAAGCCGAAAACGTTCAAAAAGTACCAGGAAGCGGACGAGACCCAAGCAGCGTCCAGAGAAGCCAGTTCGATTCCGCGCTGCAACATCGGCTTGAAGCGCAGCGTCAGCGGGAAGGGAACCTTTGTGGTAACGAAGCCCGAAAACATCCAATTGATCCAGCCACCAATCACAATCATCGGCAGGACGTTGATAAAGTTTCCCTTGACCAGGTCGGACAGCATGGCCGTCGAGTTCGGACTCGGTGGTGCTCGCTTCTGCGTTTTGAAGTAACCAGTTTCCTCGTTGTTGAAGTAGTGCCTTCGCATCGCAAACGCCTGTGGGGTTAGGTATTTGCCGTTTTCCCGCAGCAACCGAGCGCGGATCATCGCTTGACTGTGCCCGGTGACGAATCAAATCGTGAGATTGAATCTAGTGAAAATGCTTTTTTCGCTTTCTTACCTGTCTTGGATCTGCGTCAGTTCGACCTTCTTCTGTGAGGAAATCAATATCGAAAAGTAGTGGCGAATGATACCGACCAGAAAGGTGATAACCACTATCGGCAGGAACACCCACCCGCGGATGTTGGGATCGATCAGCAACTCGGCCATCACTTTCGGGCTACGCTAATCAGGGTTATTTAGTGCACAAATGTACTCTATTAAGGTagaaatcagtttattaaaacCCCCAAAACCATGAACCTTCAAATCACTCGCACGGATATGAGCTGACCTGAGCTGATGTTTttgtgaaagaaaaaaatctgaCAGTTCGTTAGACATTTGGAAGATGGCCGGTCTATGAGCGAGATGACAGGTCACAGTACGTTGAGGCGGTGCGTGCGAAGTTGGCTGCGCCCTGACTGTAAACAAAACGAAGCGTGCGGTTCGAAGTTGGCGGTGCCGGTCGTTTCTGTGAGTGATTTTTGCAAGAAACTGTTAcgtttcaagttttattttataatttgtgCCATCTGAAACCTTTACCAATTGCCTGATTATGTAAGTATTACTAATTCTTTAAAATTCCTGCGAATTTACGGCGATTGCCATCATGTTTGTGATATTGTTATCTCGAGTGTTTTGTAGGGGATATTCGCTCCTACGGGTCAACTATAGACATTTACAGTAATCCCCACGCATGTGCGAACATTAAAATTACCCAACCAGTTTGTGACGGGTTTGATTAAAAACTTGATGCTTGATTTTTCAGTCGTGTGACTGCCGAAACAATGGAAAAGGAAAACAAATCCAGCAATGACAATGGACGCAAGCTCTCCGGGCGTGATTTGCAGTCACTGCCCACGCGGCAGTACCTGGACCAGACGGTTAACCCCATTTTGCTGCAAGGTCTGAAAGCCCTGGCGAAGGAACGACCCCAGGATCCGGTACAGTATCTGGCTAATTTTCTGCTCAAGAACAAAACCCGCGTAGATGAGGGGACGGCAAATGGCGCGGCGGAGGAAAGCTAGGAAAAGAGGTACCGAGCACCGTCGTGGTGGGTAAGGATCTCATAACTCTTAAATCTCcggtttgattttgatttttattatgtaCAACCAATTGAGCAACGCACTGATGCAATTTTATTTAACCACATTCGGAAATAGTGTTTTTTCTCAACGaaataaattataattttgacgacagtttattttttgaactgTTTTATTTTACCTAGAAGTCGTATGTACAGGTTAATTCTCGCAATAACTTTATTCGCATTGAATCTGTTGTACTAGAAATTCTACCCCATTGTGCATAACGCAAATGGGGGCTGCCAAAGTTCCATCCACCGTGCAAGCTTCCGCTTGCTGTTGCTCTTTTGGTTTCCGTTTTCGTACCTCCAGCTTATGGAAATGTATCAGGTGATGCCTCAAACCAGCATGTTGCTTAAACTTCTGATCCTCGCAGAGGTCACATTTATACTTATACACATCACCGTGAATGTAGGAGTGTGATTTCAGATTACTCTTCTTGGTAAACTCCTGTCCACACACCTGACAGGTGTGGATCTTCACCGTCGCTCCGATGATCGGATTGTTCGGATGCTCCTTAGTCTGATGAATAGTTAGTTCGAtttttttgtagaaaatttTATCACAAACAACGCACTTCATCTCCCGTTCGACCGAGTGCGTGGCGAGATGTCGCACCAGCGGTGCCTTCGTGTGGAACTCGCGGTTGCAAATCTCGCACTGGAACCGTTTGACGCCGGTGTGCAACCGCTTGTGGACCCGCAAACTGTTATCGTATTTGAATACCTTCTGGCAGACGTC harbors:
- the LOC128744058 gene encoding ER membrane protein complex subunit 3; this translates as MAELLIDPNIRGWVFLPIVVITFLVGIIRHYFSILISSQKKVELTQIQDSQAMIRARLLRENGKYLTPQAFAMRRHYFNNEETGYFKTQKRAPPSPNSTAMLSDLVKGNFINVLPMIVIGGWINWMFSGFVTTKVPFPLTLRFKPMLQRGIELASLDAAWVSSASWYFLNVFGLRSIYTLVLGENNAADQTQTMQDQMSGAAVAMPQDPKAAFKAEWEALEITEYQNALANIEAELLASSAVGSASDAAAQAQHNREDGALRN